A stretch of Triticum aestivum cultivar Chinese Spring chromosome 1D, IWGSC CS RefSeq v2.1, whole genome shotgun sequence DNA encodes these proteins:
- the LOC123161087 gene encoding uncharacterized protein — MGGNSTQVCSTDEMAFFIKHVRWVVLRLNALLVTNAILMAVIAGLGTYGHHYRHHPLIRFLYLGAITLFLPIVSDVVSTIPNPYTITVYPKHDRVILSNCEADGHVFLVILWIGLVQIVGANATTIVASDSREGRSIAPSAVQLVKAIWTSYLAYMMIESGLEPYGYNVKWSQDRQLSLLDILLLALPYALILSKLLLKYYAWYKASRSLAFGRNPRLIVGYMEKLQVGTHYAELAISEHDVPPPLIVMGEDTVLVEKQPHGYSLAGMNINNGLLTIDRVWQLDDTLLLWRSKDLCLAFALFKMLRCRFARYTINEAGFAKASNFIRHVLLEDSDDERVLGLITNELSFLHDYYFSYLPVTYSESWLPFLSVSISLSSIGYCLFVITFLVTTFRGYSALDYEQIYCHPVHCHPVSGSTYTYRSESKAEVSFGRLLFDFLPVCLLGTLGVLVEAREIASYICSNWTKVALICGYVKHTSWQQSPTIRKCIGHVLHTRCKLLDRWEDKMYQCSILVLHPSRNPIALLRRILHLPDLKMKIPRAVNAAVLDVVRMNQRNKLRNNGATPRQLQVGSDLLWTFHEAKGAADAMLVCHVATSILVMTRSREQLPSDHEIVATHLSRYCAYLVACCPKLLPDDHVWCRSLYKAVKKDAGRVLAGHDITVSSLEAEHRRLVELLRARSKHQVLKDGAELGQRLAELPEGEEVAWKALAGFWTEMIVSVAATRDNIDEHAEAVARGGELVTLLWALLAHVGSVDDYTAAATHGAPDVV; from the coding sequence ATGGGCGGAAATTCTACCCAAGTGTGCTCCACCGATGAAATGGCTTTCTTCATCAAGCACGTGAGATGGGTGGTCTTGCGTCTCAATGCTCTCCTGGTGACTAATGCCATCTTGATGGCAGTCATAGCCGGGTTAGGCACCTATGGGCATCACTATCGCCACCATCCTTTGATCCGCTTCCTCTACCTAGGAGCCATCACCTTGTTCCTACCCATTGTATCTGATGTCGTCTCCACCATCCCAAATCCTTACACCATCACTGTTTATCCAAAACACGACCGAGTCATATTATCAAACTGTGAAGCAGACGGCCATGTCTTCCTGGTCATATTGTGGATCGGTCTTGTTCAGATCGTTGGTGCCAACGCCACAACAATAGTGGCCAGTGATTCTAGAGAAGGTCGAAGCATTGCACCCTCTGCAGTGCAACTTGTTAAAGCAATCTGGACTTCCTACCTGGCCTACATGATGATAGAATCAGGCCTAGAGCCATATGGATATAATGTCAAATGGTCTCAAGATCGGCAGCTTTCTCTCCTAGATATTCTCCTCCTTGCACTACCATATGCTCTTATTTTGTCCAAATTGCTTTTGAAGTACTATGCATGGTACAAGGCCTCGCGATCATTAGCGTTTGGACGCAATCCGCGCCTCATTGTTGGATACATGGAGAAGCTACAAGTAGGAACCCATTATGCTGAGTTGGCAATAAGTGAGCATGATGTACCTCCTCCACTCATAGTTATGGGAGAGGACACTGTATTGGTAGAGAAGCAACCTCATGGTTACAGCCTGGCAGGGATGAACATCAACAATGGCTTACTGACCATCGACAGAGTTTGGCAGTTGGATGACACATTATTGCTTTGGAGATCAAAAGATTTGTGCCTTGCATTCGCATTGTTCAAGATGCTACGGTGTCGGTTTGCAAGGTACACAATTAATGAGGCTGGCTTTGCGAAAGCCAGTAACTTTATACGGCATGTGTTGCTCgaggatagtgatgatgaaaggGTTCTTGGCTTGATTACAAATGAGCTTTCGTTTCTTCATGATTACTATTTTTCATATCTCCCAGTCACTTATTCAGAGAGTTGGCTACCCTTCTTGAGTGTATCTATTTCACTCTCAAGCATCGGCTACTGCTTATTTGTCATCACCTTTTTGGTAACAACTTTCCGAGGTTACAGTGCTCTAGATTATGAGCAGATTTATTGTCATCCGGTACACTGCCATCCTGTATCCGGTTCTACATATACGTATAGGAGTGAGAGTAAAGCAGAGGTGAGTTTTGGAAGATTGTTGTTTGACTTTTTGCCAGTGTGTCTACTTGGGACACTAGGTGTGCTTGTTGAAGCGAGGGAGATTGCTTCTTACATCTGCTCCAACTGGACTAAAGTAGCCCTGATTTGTGGCTATGTAAAGCATACTTCTTGGCAGCAATCTCCGACGATCCGTAAATGCATTGGCCATGTTCTGCACACCAGGTGCAAGCTCTTGGATCGATGGGAGGACAAGATGTACCAGTGCTCAATCCTAGTTCTCCACCCAAGTAGAAATCCAATTGCTCTTCTTCGACGTATCCTTCATCTGCCGGACctgaagatgaagataccaagAGCAGTGAACGCCGCCGTCCTCGACGTGGTGAGAATGAACCAAAGAAATAAGCTCAGAAACAATGGCGCAACACCTCGACAGCTGCAAGTCGGCAGCGACCTCCTCTGGACATTCCATGAAGCCAAGGGCGCAGCCGATGCCATGCTCGTGTGTCACGTTGCCACAAGCATCCTTGTAATGACAAGATCACGAGAGCAACTTCCCTCCGACCATGAGATCGTCGCCACTCACCTCTCGCGATATTGCGCCTATTTGGTGGCATGTTGTCCCAAGCTCCTTCCCGACGACCACGTGTGGTGCAGGAGCTTGTATAAGGCTGTCAAGAAGGACGCTGGGCGTGTCCTCGCCGGCCACGACATTACGGTGTCGTCGTTGGAAGCGGAGCACCGGCGGCTGGTGGAGCTGCTGAGGGCACGGTCCAAGCACCAGGTCCTCAAGGATGGTGCGGAGCTCGGGCAACGGCTTGCTGAGCTGCCGGAAGGAGAGGAGGTGGCGTGGAAGGCCCTCGCCGGCTTCTGGACGGAGATGATCGTCAGCGTCGCCGCTACTCGTGACAACATCGACGAGCACGCGGAAGCCGTTGCCCGGGGCGGGGAGCTGGTAACTCTCCTCTGGGCGTTGCTGGCCCATGTCGGCAGCGTCGACGACTACACGGCCGCTGCCACTCATGGTGCTCCCGATGTTGTTTAA